In Pasteurella multocida subsp. multocida OH4807, a genomic segment contains:
- a CDS encoding TorC protein (COG3005 Nitrate/TMAO reductases, membrane-bound tetraheme cytochrome c subunit) has product MSKIKKRSVLAALALMTIGAGALFSVQYVMHKTSSPEFCASCHSMSFPQEEWEASVHFSNQKGIRANCADCHVPPGGLHYVKAKVFALKDVWYELKGKIPDREAFEKHRYEMAKKVWDDMKATNSETCRTCHSLDAMEIASQSKSAQTMHELAKSDGQTCIDCHKGIVHFLPEIPEETPPTATTESKPAIVADNSQPLYVQSISTATTANGGEIRLMPYATLTDWKNEEQKTTATLKGWQQVGAESIVYMDLGKRIILALLEEEAKDQINVMKTVQDEVTDSEWKAITLNVTVPQDKLTPDLIALNQIGNKLNQTHCSACHAVIEADHYTANQWIGVVNSMKDRTALTAEEVRTLTIYLQRNSKDMLSASH; this is encoded by the coding sequence ATGTCAAAAATAAAAAAACGTTCTGTACTCGCGGCTTTAGCACTCATGACCATCGGAGCGGGGGCATTATTTAGCGTTCAATATGTTATGCATAAAACAAGTTCTCCTGAGTTTTGTGCCAGCTGCCACTCGATGAGTTTTCCACAAGAAGAATGGGAAGCCAGTGTGCATTTTTCTAATCAAAAAGGGATTCGCGCAAATTGTGCTGATTGTCACGTCCCTCCCGGTGGCTTGCATTACGTTAAAGCGAAAGTTTTCGCATTAAAAGATGTTTGGTATGAATTAAAGGGCAAAATTCCTGACCGTGAAGCCTTTGAAAAACACCGTTACGAAATGGCTAAAAAAGTTTGGGATGACATGAAAGCGACAAATTCTGAAACCTGTCGTACTTGTCATAGTTTAGACGCAATGGAAATTGCTTCCCAATCTAAATCTGCACAAACGATGCACGAATTAGCGAAATCTGACGGACAAACCTGTATTGATTGTCACAAAGGTATCGTCCACTTCTTACCAGAAATCCCTGAAGAAACGCCACCAACAGCGACAACAGAAAGCAAACCAGCTATTGTAGCTGATAATTCTCAACCACTTTATGTTCAATCGATTTCAACGGCAACAACGGCAAACGGCGGTGAAATTCGTTTAATGCCTTATGCGACATTAACGGACTGGAAAAATGAAGAGCAAAAAACAACAGCAACGTTAAAAGGCTGGCAACAAGTTGGAGCAGAATCCATTGTTTATATGGATCTCGGTAAACGTATTATTTTAGCGTTATTAGAAGAGGAAGCAAAAGATCAAATCAATGTGATGAAAACAGTACAGGATGAAGTCACAGACTCTGAATGGAAAGCAATTACGCTCAATGTCACTGTACCACAAGATAAATTAACGCCTGATTTAATCGCACTTAACCAAATCGGTAACAAATTAAATCAAACCCATTGTAGTGCCTGTCATGCTGTTATTGAAGCAGATCACTACACTGCAAACCAATGGATTGGTGTAGTTAACTCAATGAAAGATCGTACCGCGTTAACTGCGGAAGAAGTAAGGACCCTAACAATTTACTTACAACGTAACAGTAAAGATATGTTGAGTGCATCACATTAA
- a CDS encoding TMAO/DMSO reductase (COG2041 Sulfite oxidase and related enzymes), whose protein sequence is MQRLTENEVTPEHIFFERRKIIQAMGVMGAASLLPNIASASTEDDLRKVLTFAKDDNPHSLVLTPENKVIGYNNFYEFGVPKESPAKYASAMKTEPWTLRVEGEVEKPMTFDVQELMKKLPLEERIYRFRCVEAWSMVIPWIGFELNKLLAMVQPTSQAKYVEFETLYDPETMPGQKNSFFGGGLIYPYVEGLTIEEAMNPLTLLSVGLYGKTLAPQNGAPIRLVVPWKYGFKNIKSIVKITLKSTQPKTTWNQAAPQEYGFYANVNPAVDHPRWSQASERVIGSGGLLSIKRQPTLMFNGYEEQVAHLYQHLDLRKHF, encoded by the coding sequence ATGCAACGATTGACAGAAAATGAAGTAACGCCAGAGCATATTTTTTTCGAACGTAGAAAAATCATTCAAGCAATGGGGGTGATGGGGGCTGCTTCATTGCTACCGAATATTGCGTCTGCAAGTACAGAAGACGACCTGCGCAAAGTATTAACTTTTGCTAAGGACGATAATCCACATTCATTAGTTTTAACACCTGAAAATAAAGTGATTGGTTATAACAACTTTTATGAATTTGGTGTGCCGAAAGAATCGCCAGCGAAGTATGCATCTGCGATGAAAACAGAACCTTGGACGTTACGTGTTGAAGGGGAAGTTGAAAAGCCAATGACTTTTGATGTACAGGAATTAATGAAGAAATTGCCTTTAGAAGAGCGTATTTACCGTTTTCGGTGCGTCGAAGCCTGGTCAATGGTGATCCCTTGGATTGGTTTTGAACTCAATAAATTGCTTGCGATGGTGCAACCAACTAGTCAGGCAAAATACGTCGAATTTGAAACCTTATATGATCCAGAAACTATGCCTGGTCAGAAAAATAGTTTTTTTGGGGGGGGATTAATTTATCCGTATGTAGAAGGGCTAACCATTGAAGAAGCCATGAACCCACTCACGTTATTATCCGTTGGGCTGTATGGAAAAACCTTAGCACCACAAAATGGTGCCCCCATCCGTTTAGTTGTTCCGTGGAAATATGGATTTAAAAATATTAAGTCTATTGTAAAAATTACTTTGAAATCGACTCAGCCTAAGACCACCTGGAATCAAGCTGCTCCACAAGAATATGGCTTTTACGCAAATGTGAACCCAGCTGTTGATCATCCGCGTTGGTCACAAGCCAGCGAACGAGTGATTGGTTCAGGTGGGTTATTAAGTATTAAACGTCAACCAACATTGATGTTTAATGGATATGAAGAACAAGTTGCGCATTTATATCAACATCTTGATTTAAGGAAACATTTTTAA
- a CDS encoding trimethylamine-N-oxide reductase (COG0243 Anaerobic dehydrogenases, typically selenocysteine-containing): MKKENKVDVKRREFLRNSSLGIAGASLSGGVVGSLVSPNAVAAESKTIVTAAHWGPLGVVVENGKAVKSGPAIPPVIENELQSVVPDQLYSETRIKYPMVRKGYLDNPGKSDTTMRGRDEWVRVTWDQALDLIDKEFKRVRSEGGFENIFGGSYGWKSSGSLHSSRTLLHRYLNATGGFVGHKGDYSTGAAQVIMPHVLGTIEVYEQQTSWETILESTDIIVLWSANPLTTLRIAWTATDQQGIEYFKKYQATGKRIICIDPIKSETCKMLNAEWIPTNTATDVPLMLGIAHTLVTQDKHDKAFLKKYTTGYAKFEEYLLGKVDGQAKDAEWASKICGVPVDVIKQLATDFSSKRTMLMGGWGMQRQRHGEQTHWMLVTLASMLGQIGLPGGGFGFSYHYSNGGAPTTTGGVIGSMSATLDSDTTNTGQSWLSKSAKISFPLARIADVLLNPGKTIKFNGTEITYPDIKLIYWAGGNPFVHHQDTNTLVKAWQKPETIIVNEINWTPTARMADIVLPITTSYERNDLTMTGDYSMMHILPMKQVVEPQFEARNDYDVFAELAKRAGVEDKFTEGKTEMDWLKFFYQSAFDAARKNRVLMPKFEKFWEENKPITFNASEKAKKWVRYGEFREDPLLNPLGTPSGKIEIYSDTVAKMNYDDCRGYPSWFEPEEFAGNVTSEHPLALVTPHPYYRLHSQLAHTSLRQKYTVKDREPVLIHTEDAKARGIADGDIVRIFNGRGQVLAGAIVSDHIIKGTVGLCEGAWYDPLDLGMSEKPLCKNGCPNVLTMDVGTSNLAQGNSPNTCIVQVEKFTGEAPEVTVFKQPKQAKV, translated from the coding sequence ATGAAAAAAGAGAACAAAGTAGATGTAAAACGTAGAGAGTTTTTAAGAAACTCCTCTCTTGGCATTGCTGGCGCATCATTAAGCGGTGGCGTAGTCGGTTCACTTGTTTCGCCAAATGCTGTTGCAGCTGAAAGCAAAACAATCGTCACCGCTGCGCACTGGGGACCACTCGGCGTGGTAGTTGAAAATGGCAAAGCCGTCAAATCGGGTCCTGCCATTCCACCTGTTATTGAAAACGAATTACAATCTGTTGTACCTGATCAGCTTTACAGTGAAACTCGTATCAAATACCCAATGGTACGTAAAGGCTATTTAGATAACCCAGGTAAAAGCGACACCACAATGCGTGGTCGTGATGAATGGGTACGCGTAACTTGGGATCAAGCTCTCGACTTAATCGACAAAGAGTTTAAACGTGTTCGTTCAGAAGGCGGATTTGAAAATATTTTTGGTGGTTCTTATGGCTGGAAAAGCTCGGGTTCTCTCCACTCAAGCCGTACGTTATTACACCGTTACCTCAATGCAACAGGTGGCTTCGTAGGACACAAAGGTGACTACTCTACTGGTGCTGCACAGGTAATTATGCCACACGTATTAGGTACGATCGAAGTTTATGAACAACAAACTAGCTGGGAAACCATATTAGAAAGCACGGATATTATCGTGTTATGGTCTGCAAACCCACTTACCACATTACGTATTGCTTGGACAGCAACAGACCAACAAGGTATTGAGTACTTCAAAAAATATCAAGCAACAGGCAAACGCATTATTTGTATTGACCCAATCAAAAGTGAAACCTGTAAAATGCTTAACGCAGAATGGATCCCAACTAATACAGCAACTGACGTTCCATTAATGTTAGGTATTGCGCATACTTTAGTGACGCAAGATAAACACGACAAAGCCTTCTTGAAAAAATATACAACAGGCTATGCAAAATTCGAAGAATACTTGCTCGGTAAAGTCGATGGACAAGCAAAAGATGCTGAATGGGCAAGCAAAATCTGTGGCGTACCCGTTGATGTCATCAAACAACTTGCAACTGACTTCTCATCAAAACGTACAATGTTAATGGGTGGTTGGGGTATGCAACGTCAACGTCACGGTGAACAAACTCACTGGATGCTAGTCACTCTTGCTTCAATGTTAGGCCAAATTGGTTTACCAGGTGGCGGTTTTGGTTTCAGCTATCACTATTCAAATGGTGGTGCGCCAACCACAACGGGCGGTGTGATTGGATCAATGTCTGCAACATTAGATAGCGATACCACAAACACTGGACAATCTTGGTTATCTAAATCAGCGAAAATCAGTTTCCCACTTGCGCGTATCGCAGATGTGTTACTCAATCCGGGTAAAACGATCAAGTTCAATGGAACCGAAATCACTTACCCAGACATTAAATTAATTTACTGGGCAGGCGGTAACCCATTTGTTCACCATCAAGATACCAATACCTTAGTGAAAGCGTGGCAAAAACCAGAAACTATCATTGTGAATGAAATCAACTGGACACCAACTGCACGTATGGCAGATATTGTGTTACCGATCACCACAAGTTATGAACGTAATGACCTAACAATGACTGGTGACTACTCTATGATGCACATTCTCCCAATGAAACAAGTCGTTGAGCCACAATTTGAAGCACGTAATGACTACGATGTCTTTGCTGAATTAGCAAAACGTGCTGGCGTAGAAGATAAATTCACTGAAGGTAAAACTGAAATGGATTGGTTGAAATTCTTCTATCAATCAGCCTTTGATGCAGCACGTAAAAACCGCGTGTTAATGCCTAAGTTTGAAAAATTCTGGGAAGAAAACAAACCAATCACATTTAACGCTAGTGAAAAAGCGAAAAAATGGGTGCGTTATGGTGAGTTCCGCGAAGATCCATTATTAAATCCGCTTGGCACACCTTCTGGTAAAATTGAGATCTACTCTGACACCGTTGCAAAAATGAACTACGACGATTGCCGAGGCTACCCTTCTTGGTTTGAACCAGAAGAGTTTGCGGGTAATGTAACGTCAGAACACCCATTAGCGTTAGTAACACCACACCCTTACTATCGCTTACACAGCCAATTAGCGCACACTTCACTTCGTCAAAAATACACCGTGAAAGATCGTGAACCAGTGCTTATTCACACTGAAGATGCGAAAGCACGTGGCATTGCAGACGGTGATATCGTGCGTATCTTCAATGGTCGAGGTCAAGTGCTTGCGGGGGCAATCGTGAGTGATCACATCATTAAAGGTACGGTGGGCTTATGTGAAGGTGCTTGGTATGACCCATTAGACTTAGGTATGAGCGAAAAACCATTATGTAAAAACGGTTGTCCAAACGTGTTAACAATGGACGTGGGTACCTCAAATCTTGCTCAAGGTAACTCACCAAATACCTGTATTGTTCAAGTTGAAAAATTCACAGGTGAAGCACCAGAAGTGACTGTGTTTAAACAACCAAAACAAGCAAAAGTCTAA
- a CDS encoding tRNA s(4)U8 sulfurtransferase (COG0301 Thiamine biosynthesis ATP pyrophosphatase) gives MKFIVKLFPEIMIKSESVRKRFVKILTGNIRNILIKYDESVAVVRHWDYIEVRSKNEENRPHLIELLQRIPGIHHFLEVDEKPFETMHDIFEQTLQDVGSSLENKTFCVRVRRKGKHEFNSLDVERYVGGGLNQHIASAKVQLSKPDVTVRIDIENDKMMLVKARHQGIGGYPIGTQEDVLSLISGGFDSGVSSYMLIRRGSRVHYCFFNLGGAAHEIGVKQMAYHIWQRYSESHKVRFVAINFEGVVGEILEKVDNGQMGVVLKRMMVRAASRVAERFGIQAIVTGEALGQVSSQTLTNLRLIDEASNCLVLRPLITHDKEQIIAMAKEIGTDDIAKSMPEFCGVISKNPTVKAIKAKIEAEEGHFNFDVLESAVQNAQYLDIRQIAEQTEKDVVEVDTVSVLASQDVILDIRSPEETDENPLEMDNVQLMPFYKLSSQFSTLDQSKNYLLYCERGVMSKLQALYLKEQGFSNVKVFRR, from the coding sequence ATGAAATTTATCGTTAAACTTTTCCCTGAAATTATGATTAAAAGTGAATCTGTCCGTAAACGATTCGTGAAGATTCTAACAGGGAACATTCGCAATATTTTAATTAAATACGATGAGTCAGTGGCAGTTGTGCGCCATTGGGACTACATCGAAGTGCGCTCAAAAAATGAAGAAAATCGACCGCACTTGATCGAGTTGTTACAGCGTATTCCAGGGATTCATCACTTTTTAGAAGTCGATGAAAAGCCATTTGAAACCATGCACGATATTTTTGAGCAAACTTTACAAGATGTGGGCTCAAGCCTTGAGAATAAAACGTTCTGTGTGCGCGTGAGACGTAAAGGAAAACACGAGTTTAATTCTTTAGATGTAGAACGCTATGTGGGCGGTGGTTTAAATCAACATATTGCTTCTGCCAAAGTGCAATTAAGTAAACCTGATGTGACAGTACGTATTGATATTGAAAACGACAAAATGATGTTGGTGAAAGCGCGGCATCAAGGCATCGGCGGTTACCCGATTGGTACACAAGAAGATGTGCTTTCATTGATTTCGGGTGGTTTTGACTCGGGTGTATCAAGCTATATGTTGATTCGTCGTGGTTCGCGTGTGCATTATTGTTTCTTCAATTTAGGCGGTGCCGCACACGAGATTGGCGTGAAACAAATGGCGTATCACATTTGGCAGCGTTATAGCGAATCACACAAAGTGCGTTTTGTCGCAATTAATTTTGAAGGTGTTGTTGGCGAGATTTTAGAAAAAGTCGATAACGGGCAAATGGGCGTAGTGTTAAAACGTATGATGGTGCGTGCAGCAAGCCGCGTTGCGGAGCGTTTTGGCATTCAAGCTATTGTCACTGGTGAAGCGTTGGGTCAAGTTTCTAGCCAAACTTTAACGAATTTGCGTTTAATCGATGAAGCTTCTAACTGCTTAGTGTTGCGTCCCTTGATCACACACGATAAAGAGCAAATTATCGCCATGGCAAAGGAAATTGGCACCGATGATATTGCAAAATCAATGCCTGAATTTTGTGGTGTGATTTCGAAGAATCCAACGGTAAAAGCAATCAAGGCAAAAATTGAAGCGGAAGAAGGTCACTTCAATTTTGATGTGCTAGAAAGTGCGGTGCAAAATGCGCAATATTTAGATATTCGCCAGATTGCAGAGCAAACCGAAAAAGACGTGGTTGAAGTAGACACCGTTTCGGTCTTGGCATCGCAAGATGTGATTTTGGATATTCGTAGCCCTGAAGAAACCGATGAAAATCCATTAGAAATGGACAATGTGCAGTTAATGCCGTTCTATAAATTGTCTTCACAATTTTCAACGTTAGATCAAAGCAAAAACTATCTTTTATATTGTGAGCGTGGCGTAATGAGTAAATTACAAGCGTTGTACTTAAAAGAACAAGGTTTTAGCAATGTGAAAGTTTTTCGCCGTTAA
- a CDS encoding dsDNA-mimic protein (COG3099 Uncharacterized protein conserved in bacteria), whose product MTNEVKLDPDTAIDIAYDIFLEMAPENLDPADILLFNLQFEERGAVEFVETADDWDMEIGVLIDPDAYAEVWIGLVNDKDEMDDVFAKFLISHREEDREFHVIWKK is encoded by the coding sequence ATGACAAATGAAGTAAAACTGGATCCTGATACAGCGATCGATATTGCCTACGATATTTTTCTAGAAATGGCGCCTGAGAATCTCGATCCTGCTGATATTTTACTTTTTAACTTACAATTTGAAGAACGTGGTGCAGTAGAATTTGTAGAAACTGCTGATGACTGGGATATGGAAATTGGCGTATTAATCGACCCTGACGCTTATGCCGAAGTGTGGATTGGTTTAGTGAACGATAAAGATGAAATGGACGATGTGTTTGCCAAGTTCCTTATTTCACATCGTGAAGAAGATCGAGAGTTCCACGTCATTTGGAAAAAATAA